In a genomic window of Rhododendron vialii isolate Sample 1 chromosome 12a, ASM3025357v1:
- the LOC131309639 gene encoding cytochrome P450 71A6-like — protein sequence MKSICILQLLSNKRVQSFRDVREEETVLMIEKILNSGSDVDVFIAGTDTTSTTQEWAMTELLKYPQAMKKLQAEVRRIAQPNQPIIEDDLDQMPYLKAVIKETLRLHPSASIIPPRESTKDVQKFDFALPNGVELDVSEGGGMTVHKKFPLLLVATPWSC from the exons ATGAAGAGCATCTGCATCCTCCAACTGCTGAGTAACAAGCGAGTCCAATCCTTTCGCGATGTTAGGGAAGAAGAGACGGTGCTTATGATCGAGAAGATTTTGAATTCTGGTTCTGATGTG GATGTATTTATTGCTGGAACTGATACTACATCCACAACCCAAGAATGGGCGATGACAGAGCTCTTAAAATATCCTCAAGCCATGAAAAAACTCCAAGCCGAAGTCAGAAGAATAGCCCAACCCAACCAACCTATAATCGAGGACGATCTAGACCAGATGCCTTATCTAAAAGCTGTGATCAAGGAGACGCTACGCCTCCATCCTTCGGCTTCCATTATCCCGCCCCGGGAGTCGACCAAAGATGTCCAA AAGTTTGATTTTGCATTGCCTAATGGGGTGGAGTTGGATGTGAGTGAAGGTGGTGGTATGACTGTTCATAAAAAGTTCCCTCTACTTCTTGTTGCAACTCCTTGGTCTTGCTAA
- the LOC131310696 gene encoding cytochrome P450 736A117-like: protein MKNIFVLQLLSNKRVQSFRGIREEETAIMIEKISDFGSDVVNLSKLIVELTANVVCREALGRKYEGIGGRGGGARRGFKEALGELAELLGVFDIGDFVPWLKWVNRVNGVYGRAERLAKELDEFLEGVVEEHEGRERKVGEEGGQDFVDVLLEIQRENVVGIPLHRDSVKALILDVFVAGIDTTSTALEWVMTELLKHPQAMKKLQAEVRLIAQPNQPVTEDDLDQMPYLKAVIKETLRLHPPGPLIVPRESTKDVQVMGYDIAAGTRVLVNAWAIGHDPTLWDEPEEFRPQRFLNCPVDFRGHDFELIPFGAGRRGCLGIRFAMAVDELAVANLVHKFDFALPDGVELDVSEAAGINVHKKFPLLLVATPWSC from the exons ATGAAGAACATCTTCGTCCTCCAACTGTTGAGCAACAAGCGAGTCCAATCCTTTCGTGGCATTAGGGAAGAAGAGACGGCGATCATGATCGAGAAGATTTCAGATTTTGGTTCTGATGTGGTGAATTTGAGCAAACTGATTGTGGAGTTGACGGCGAACGTGGTGTGTAGGGAGGCGTTGGGGCGGAAATACGAAGGCATTGGGGGCAGAGGAGGAGGGGCGAGGAGGGGGTTTAAGGAGGCTTTGGGGGAGCTTGCAGAGTTATTGGGGGTTTTTGATATTGGAGATTTTGTACCATGGCTGAAGTGGGTGAATAGAGTAAATGGGGTGTACGGGAGAGCGGAGAGACTTGCTAAGGAGTTGGATGAGTTTTTGGAGGGTGTGGTGGAAGAGCatgagggtagagagagaaaggtagGAGAGGAGGGAGGGCAGGATTTTGTCGATGTTTTGCTTGAGATTCAGAGAGAAAATGTGGTTGGGATTCCTCTTCATAGAGATAGCGTCAAAGCTCTTATTTTG GATGTATTTGTTGCTGGAATTGATACTACATCCACAGCCCTAGAATGGGTAATGACAGAGCTCTTAAAGCATCCTCAAGCCATGAAAAAACTCCAAGCTGAAGTTCGACTTATAGCCCAACCCAACCAGCCTGTAACCGAGGACGATCTAGACCAGATGCCCTACCTAAAAGCTGTGATCAAAGAGACTCTACGCCTCCACCCTCCGGGTCCCCTTATTGTGCCCCGGGAGTCAACCAAAGATGTTCAAGTAATGGGTTACGACATTGCGGCCGGGACACGCGTGCTTGTCAACGCTTGGGCAATTGGACACGACCCAACGTTGTGGGACGAGCCTGAGGAGTTTAGGCCCCAGAGGTTTTTGAACTGTCCAGTTGATTTTAGAGGACACGATTTTGAGTTGATTCCGTTCGGAGCGGGGAGGAGGGGGTGCCTAGGGATTCGGTTCGCGATGGCGGTCGACGAGCTAGCCGTTGCAAATCTCGTGCACAAGTTTGATTTTGCACTGCCTGATGGGGTGGAGTTGGATGTGAGTGAAGCTGCTGGTATCAATGTTCACAAAAAGTTCCCTCTGCTTCTTGTTGCAACTCCTTGGTCTTGCTAA